One Chlorobaculum limnaeum genomic window carries:
- a CDS encoding metal ABC transporter permease, producing MPDILHFEFMRNAFLAAILSSVACGIIGAYVVVRRLGFISGGIAHTAFGGIGLSYYLGLNPLAGIIPFSLAAAIGIGLLSRKAKIAEDTAIGAFWAAGMSIGVILIGLTPGYAPNLFSYLFGNILTVPNSDLQLIAGLDVLIIAVVWLFDKEFLAISFDEEYARISGLKTLALDLVMLCLIALTVVIMVRVVGIVMVIALLTIPAAVARSFSHNLYRMMGVGTLFASLFSIAGLWLSWVFDLASGATIILVAALVFLANALFGAGKARRAEC from the coding sequence ATGCCTGACATCCTGCACTTCGAGTTCATGCGCAACGCCTTTCTGGCGGCCATTCTGTCGAGCGTCGCCTGCGGCATCATCGGCGCCTACGTGGTCGTCCGGAGGCTGGGGTTTATCAGCGGCGGCATCGCCCACACGGCCTTCGGCGGCATCGGCCTCAGCTACTACCTTGGCCTGAATCCGCTCGCGGGCATCATCCCCTTCAGCCTCGCCGCGGCCATCGGCATCGGCCTCCTGTCGCGAAAAGCGAAGATCGCCGAGGATACAGCCATCGGCGCATTCTGGGCGGCGGGCATGTCGATCGGCGTGATTCTGATCGGCCTCACGCCGGGCTACGCGCCGAACCTCTTCAGCTATCTCTTCGGCAACATCCTGACCGTACCAAACTCCGATCTGCAACTCATCGCGGGCCTCGACGTTCTGATCATCGCCGTGGTGTGGCTGTTCGACAAGGAGTTCCTCGCCATCTCCTTCGACGAGGAGTACGCGCGGATTTCCGGCCTGAAAACGCTCGCGCTCGACCTTGTCATGCTCTGTCTCATCGCGCTGACCGTGGTGATCATGGTGCGGGTGGTCGGCATCGTCATGGTGATCGCCCTGCTCACGATTCCCGCCGCCGTCGCCAGGAGTTTCAGCCACAATCTTTACCGGATGATGGGCGTGGGCACGCTCTTCGCCAGCCTCTTCAGCATCGCGGGGCTTTGGCTCTCGTGGGTCTTCGACCTCGCCTCCGGCGCGACCATCATCCTCGTCGCCGCGCTGGTGTTCCTCGCCAACGCGCTCTTCGGCGCCGGAAAAGCACGGCGGGCAGAGTGCTGA
- a CDS encoding metal ABC transporter ATP-binding protein — MKETLISCDKLCVKLGGAKVLDGLSLSVHEGDFLAVLGPNGGGKTTLLKVMLGLVKPTSGSVKVFGKEPGRAAGRLGYVPQRLDFDRSFPISAMEVVLMGRLSRKKLFQRYGREDRRKALDALETTGLSALARRRIGALSGGELQRVLIARALAGEPELLLLDEPTASVDPEMKTTIYDLLDQLRKSHTIVLVTHDTGTIGRHISRIACLNCTLDMHEPGSTLGRSALDSLYGYPVDVVEHRAPRSHETHPDHRHA; from the coding sequence ATGAAGGAGACGCTGATCTCGTGCGACAAGCTCTGCGTCAAACTCGGCGGCGCGAAGGTGCTGGACGGGCTGTCGCTCTCGGTGCACGAGGGGGACTTCCTCGCCGTGCTCGGGCCGAACGGCGGCGGCAAGACCACGCTCCTCAAGGTGATGCTCGGCCTCGTCAAACCCACCTCCGGCAGCGTCAAAGTGTTTGGCAAGGAGCCGGGCCGCGCCGCCGGTCGGCTCGGCTACGTGCCGCAGCGGCTCGACTTCGACCGCTCGTTTCCGATCAGCGCGATGGAGGTGGTGCTGATGGGCCGCCTGTCGCGCAAAAAGCTCTTCCAGCGCTACGGGCGCGAAGATCGCCGGAAGGCGCTCGACGCGCTCGAAACCACCGGCCTCTCGGCGCTCGCCCGGCGGCGCATCGGGGCGCTTTCGGGCGGCGAGCTTCAGCGCGTGCTCATCGCGCGGGCGCTGGCCGGAGAGCCGGAGTTGCTCTTGCTCGACGAGCCGACGGCGAGCGTCGATCCCGAGATGAAAACCACCATCTACGACCTGCTCGACCAGCTCAGAAAGAGCCACACCATCGTGCTGGTCACGCACGACACCGGCACCATCGGGCGGCACATCTCGCGCATCGCCTGCCTGAACTGTACGCTCGACATGCACGAACCCGGCTCGACGCTTGGCCGTTCGGCTCTCGACAGCCTCTACGGTTATCCGGTCGATGTGGTCGAGCATCGCGCTCCTCGCAGCCACGAAACCCATCCGGATCACCGCCATGCCTGA
- the crcB gene encoding fluoride efflux transporter CrcB, which produces MKNVLLVGAGGFAGSVARYLVALAVPFSGTGFPFATFAVNLLGSFLIGFISELALSTTLLSPETRLLLTTGFCGGFTTFSTAMYETGGLLRDGEALYASLYVAGSLVGGLVCFASGTLLAKLWQ; this is translated from the coding sequence ATGAAGAATGTCTTGCTGGTCGGCGCGGGCGGATTTGCCGGATCGGTGGCGCGTTATCTCGTGGCGCTTGCCGTGCCCTTTTCGGGTACCGGCTTTCCCTTTGCCACATTTGCGGTTAATCTTCTGGGATCGTTCCTCATCGGCTTCATCAGCGAGCTGGCGCTCTCGACCACGCTGCTTTCGCCCGAAACCCGCCTGCTTTTGACGACCGGCTTCTGCGGAGGCTTCACCACCTTTTCAACGGCGATGTACGAAACCGGCGGTCTCCTCCGCGACGGCGAAGCGCTCTATGCCAGCCTGTACGTCGCGGGCAGTCTCGTTGGCGGCCTGGTCTGTTTTGCTTCCGGAACGCTCCTTGCAAAACTCTGGCAATGA